The sequence TGGCAACTATGCACATGGACATGGGTGGAGCAGGTGCTGTTATAGGCGCAATGCACGCTATTGCCAAGAACAAAGTTAAGAAGAATGTTGTAGCAGTTGTAGCTTCATGTGAAAACTTAATCTCTGGCAAGGCATATAAGACTGGCGACCTAATCGGTTCTATGTCAGGCAAGACTATAGAAGTAGCAAACACTGATGCTGAAGGTAGACTTACTCTAGCAGATGCTATATACTATGCTGGTGAAGTGCTTAAGGCTGACAGGATAGTTGACCTTGCAACACTTACAGGAGCGTGCGTTGTTGCACTTGGCTCATATAGAACAGGTGTTGTTACAAACAACGATGAGTTTATGAATGAAATGCATGAAGCATCTAAGAAAGCAGATGAAAAGCTATGGGTAATGCCTAACGATGACGAGTATAAGGACATGGTTAAGGGAACTATGACTGATCTACTTAACTCAGTACCTGGCGGCGCTGGTATGATCACAGCTGGTATGTTCCTTGAAAACTTTGTTAAGGAAGGAACTCCTTGGATACACATGGACATAGCAGGAACTTCAGACACTTCAAAGGACTATGCACAATACAAGAAAGGCTCAACTGGAGTACCAGTTAAGACTCTTTATTATTTAATAAACTCTGAACATACTTGCTAATATTTTAATATATACAAAGCGAAAGCTCTTCTCAAACGAGAAGAGCTTTTCTAATGCAAAATTATTTACTTAAATATTTATTATATGCTTCTTCGTCTACAACTAAGTCGAACTCACCTATAAACTCAGTGAAGTCCTCTTCGTTTAAGAAGCCTCTTTTGAATCTGTATAGACCATCTTCATCATCAAGCTTAAATATGCCGCCAAAGTCGTAGCGCATAGCGCCATGAGCCTTTGCATACTTAATCATCTCCCACTGCATTTGATAGTTTGGCATATAGTTTCTGTGAAGATTGTTTGATGCACCGTACATATACCACGCGTAGTCCTTATACATGATGAGTATCGCGCTAGATAGAGGAGTAGCTTCAAAGTCTGTTAAGAAAATCTTCGCATCGTAATTATCGATGAGCCTTTTGAAGTAGTCCTTCGGTCTATATGTTATGCCGTTACGCTCAGCCATGACCTTAGTTTCTTCGAAGAATATCTCTAAGTCCTCATCACTTTGTGAGATGCGAGTCGTAACATTTTTCTTGTAGCTTAGGCGAATGTTGTAGCGAGTCTTTGAGTGGAAGCCTCTCAGTATATCATCCTCAGACTTACTTATATCGATGATGGCGTTCCTTCTTGGCTGTATGAAGCTATGCTCATCAGTGCCTCTCGTTCTTAGTTTTAATTCTGCACCCTTGTATAGCTCAAGAAGTTTCTCATCATAGAGAACGGCTGGATCGAATCTTAATAAAAAGGCATCCTTGAACTTGTCTAATTTTTTCACTTCATCAACTAGAGCTAAAACAGTTTTCTTATCATATATATCGCACACTGGTCCTCTGTTCGCATATAATAAGTACTTATCATCTACCGCCTTGACAGATAGTATACTCATAGTAGCGTATATAGCTCCATCTTTTTCTAAGTAGACATAGTCTTCGGACCAATTATTTTTTATCTTCGCCCACGCTCTGTCCTGAGTCAAGAAACTGTACTGAGACTTGCGAAGGAAGTCGTCGTATCTTTTTACTTCGTTTGCATCATTTAAGTTTAATATAGGCATCTAATCTATCAACTTCTTTCTAATTATATTGCGTTTATACTATAAACATTATAACACAAAGTATTCTTCCTTGTATAGAGATAAAAAAATTCATCATTCTTATGCAATTAGAGTGCAAAATATGTTATAATTAAAAAGGAGGTCTTTGTATGGAGAACAATTTTAACAATAATGATAATAATATAAATGATAATATAGATATTGAAGCAAAAGCTGCGAGTGAAAATGAAGTTTTAGAAGCGGCAGAGGCGCTTGCTAAGGCTAAAGCCGATGACATAAAGTCGTGGATAGTCTCTATCGTTTCGACGGTTGTCATAACACTTTTCTTAGTAAACTTTGTCTTTGCTCTAACAAGGGTAGAGGGGATATCGATGGAGCCGACTCTACATACAGGTGACAGGGTCTTTGAGTGGAAGCTCTTTAAGTACTTTAAGGAGCCTAAAAGACAAGATATAGTTGTCATTAAGGGAGAGAAGACAAACGGCGACCACTATATTAAAAGGCTCATTGGTCTACCAGGCGATGTTATCGATATCATCGATGGTGAGGTCTTTGTCAATGGCAAGGCACTTGATGAGCCATACTTAGATAGAAAGACTAGCGAACAAAACGGTAACCACTGGGTTGTGCCAGAAGGATGCTACTTCGTTATGGGTGACAACAGAGAAGGAGGAAACTCTTATGACTCGAGAAGTTTCGGCCCTATAGAGAAGTCATATTTACAAGGTAAGGCCGTGTTTAGATTTTGGCCTTTGAATAAATTAAAATTATTTAGATAGGATGATAAGATGGATCAAAAATATATTCGTAATTTTTCAATAATTGCTCACATAGACCACGGTAAATCTACTTTGGCTGACAGAATTATCGAAAAGACTGGACTACTTACTCAAAGAGAGATGCAATCGCAAGTTTTAGATAGCATGGACCTTGAAAGAGAAAGAGGAATAACAATTAAATTAAAGGCTATACGTCTAATATATAAAGCGAAGGATGGTCATGACTATATCTTTAACCTTATAGACACACCGGGCCACGTCGACTTTAACTATGAAGTTAGTAGGTCACTAAAGGCGTGTGAAGGTGCTATACTAGTTGTTGACGCAACTCAAGGTGTTGAAGCGCAAACATTATCAAACGTGTACTTAGCTATAGACCAAGACCTAGAGATACTTCCTGTTATTAATAAGATGGACTTACCGAGTGCAAGACCTGAAGAAGTTAAGGAAGAGATTGAAGATATCATTGGCCTTGATACTAGTGAGGCGCCACTTATTAGTGCAAAGAGCGGACTAAACATTGAAGATGTTTTAGAAGACATAGTAAAGAATGTACCACCACCAAATGGCGATAAGGACAAGCCACTTAAGGCTCTTATCTTTGACTCTGTATACGATGCTTACAGAGGCGTTATCTGCTACATCAGAGTTTTTGATGGCGTGATTAAAAAGGGTACAAAGATCAAGATGATGCAAACGGGATCTACTTTTGAAGTTGATGAAGTTGGTGTAAACAATACATCACTACTAAAGAAGGATACACTTGAAGCGGGAGAAGTAGGTTATTTCACTGCACAAATAAAGAATGTAAAGGACGCTAGAGTAGGTGACACCATCACATATCTTGACAATCCTACTGCTGAGCCACTAAGTGGATATAAGAAGGTAGTACCTATGGTTTACTGCGGTATATATCCAGCAGAGGGCGAGGACTTCAACAGCGTTAGAGAAGCACTTGAAAAGCTACAAGTTAACGATGCCTCACTTGTTTTTGAAGCAGAAAACTCAGCAGCACTAGGCTTTGGTTTTAGATGCGGCTTCCTAGGACTACTTCACATGGAGATAATTACTGAAAGACTAGAAAGAGAATTTAACCTAAGCATAATTACTACTGCTCCATCAGTTATATATGAAGTTCATAAGAAAGATGGCTCAACAATATTTATACAAAACCCATCCAACCTTCCTGATCCAAGCGAGATCGATTACATGGAAGAGCCAGTCGTTGATGCAGAGATTATGACTCCAAAGGATTATGTAGGAGCCATCATGGACATATGCCAAAACAGACGTGGTGAGTTTATAAATATGGAGTATCTTGATCAAACAAGAGTTACACTTCACTACAAGATGCCGTTAAACGAGGTTATATATGACTTCTTCGATGCACTTAAGTCCAACACTAAGGGCTATGCATCGCTTGATTATGAAATTTCAGGTTATCAAAGAAGCGATCTTGTTAAGGTTGACATACTTATCAACGGCGACCTAATCGATGCGTTCAGCTTGATACTACACGAGTCGAATGCTTACGAAAGAAGTAGGTCCATAGTCGAAGGACTAAAGGATGTTATACCAAGACATCAATTCCAAATACCATTGCAAGCAGCCATCGGCTCAAAGATTATAGCCAGAGAAACAATCAAGGCACTTAGAAAAGATGTTCTTGCAAAGTGCTATGGCGGCGACATTTCAAGAAAGAAGAAACTACTTGAAAAGCAAAAAGAAGGTAAGAAGAGGATGCGTCAAATCGGCTCAGTAGAGCTTCCACAAGAAGCTTTCTTATCAGTATTGAAGTACAAGGAAAAGAAATAATGAATAAATTAGGAATATATATACATATTCCTTTCTGTGAAAGAAGATGTAAATATTGCGATTTTACATCTTCTATTTTTAATCAAAGCAGAATGAAGGAGTATCTAGAACATTTATTATTAGAGATAAAAAACAATAAGGAGCTCTTAAAGGATTACGTAGTCGACACTATATTTATAGGTGGAGGCACACCATCATTATTAAGCGTAGATGAATTAACTCGCCTTGTGAATGGCTTAGCTGAGGCTATAATCTTAGATGAGACTTACGAGTTTACCATAGAAACAAATCCAAACTCCATAAGTGAAGAAAAGTTACAAGCATATAGAGAGCTAGGCATTAATAGAATTTCTATAGGAGTACAAAGCTTTAACGATAGACTGCTTAGAATCATAGGCAGGCTGCACACAGGTGAGGAGGCGCGAGAGAAGATAAAATTAGCGAAACAATATTTTGACAATCTTAGTCTTGATTTTATATTCTCACTACCTACAGAGACTTTATCAGATGTGATAGCGTCGATCGATGCAGCAAAGGACTTAGGCGCCAATCATGTATCGCTTTACTCACTTATACTTGAGGAAGGAACTAAGCTTACTAGCTTAGTAGACAGTGGCGTATATAGAGTGAACGACCAAGTGACAGATAGGCTCATATATAGAAAGGCAGTAAGTCACCTTAAGGAGCTTGGATATAAGCAATACGAGATATCAAACTTTGCAAAGGATGGCTATTACTCAAGGCACAATTACAAATACTGGTCCATGGATGAGTACCTAGGACTTGGCATGGCGGCTCACTCACTTATTAAGGACAAAAGATTTTTTAATTTGGATACATTTAACGAGTACTTTGACGATGTGAAGAAAAATATTTATCACGACGAAGAAGACTTAAGTAAAAAAGATAAGATAAGTGAGTATATAATTTTTAAGCTAAGGACTAACGAAGGTATAATCATAAATGAAATCAATAAAAAATACGATATAGACTTTGAAGATATATATAAGGAAGAATTAACTAAGGCAATGAACGAAAAGCTACTTAAAAAAGATGGCGGAAGATACTTTTACACAGAGCTTGGTAGGGACCTTGCAAACCAAGTGGAAATACTTTTTGTATAAGGAGAGGCTATGGACGAGATAATTAAAAGAGCAATTGAGTATCTAGATAATATTTTTAGTGGCAACTCAGACGGCCACGGCGCTGATCACAGCCTAAGAGTGTATAGGAACGCTTCTATGATAAGGGCGGCTTATAAATGCAATGAGCTCTACGTAGATTTAGGAGCTCTTCTACATGACGTGGACGATCATAAGCTATTTAATAATAAGCACAATGAAAACGCAAGAAAATTTTTAAGTGATAATAATTTTGATGTCGAGGCGATAGAAGATATTGTAGAGATTATTAACTCAGTTTCATTCACAAAGAACAAGGGTGCTAAACCAAAGACTCTTGAAGCGTGTATAGTGCAAGATGCAGACAGGCTTGACGCGATAGGTGCAGTTGGCATAGCGAGGACCTTTATGTATAGCGGAAGGCATAAGCGTGGCATAGAGGACTCACTAAAACACTTCGACGAGAAGCTTTTACTATTAAAGGATATGATGAATACGGATCAAGCAAAAAGGCTCGCTGATCAAAGAGATAAGTTTATGAAAGAATTTTTATCAGAGATTAATGACGAGCTTAATAATAAACAATAGATTACTATATAGAAGGCGATGATAATATCGCCTTTTTTATATTTATAAGGCTTTTTGAATAAAAATTTTAAAAAAAAGTAAATATTTTTCAAAAAAGCTTGATTTTTTTATTTTATTGGGTATAATAGAAATAGAGTTAGCACTCACTAGGTAAGAGTGCTAACAAAAATGATGGAAGGTGATCAATTGGATGAGAGAAAATTAAAGATTTTAAAAGCTATAATCAGCTCATACAATGAAACAGGTGAACCGGTTGGCTCGAGACTTGTTGCAAAAGACGAGTCCATTGGTCTTAGCTCGGCAACTATTCGTAACGAGATGCAAGACCTTGAGGAAGCGGGCTACTTAATCAAAACTCATCTTTCTAGTGGAAGGGTGCCATCACAAAAAGCGTATAGACTATACGTCGACATGGTGCTTAAGCAAGACTTTGAAAACTTATCTTCATCAGAGAAGAAATTTTTCTTAGATGATATAAAGGATAAGTCGAAGAACTTAGATAGTATGATAGGAAAGATGTCAAAAGTTTTATCAAGCTTAACAGACTTTACATCGCTAGCCTATATAAGAAAGAGCGGTGCTACAAAGCTTAAGAGCTTAGAGCTTTTAAAAGTCGACGATAAAAAAATACTTGCCATCTTTGTATATGAAAACTTTGCTATAGATAAGACACTGATAACACTTAATGAAGATATAAACGAAGAAGAGCTACAGTACTTTAAGGATATTTTAAATAAGAATTTAGCTGGTAAGTCGATTGACTCGGTTGATTTCGATTCTTTAAAATATGAAAAGGAAAGCCTTCTTAAGTATAGAGACATTCTAGAGAGTGTTTTGGAAAAGTTTTCACAAGAAGACAAGGCAAATAATATGAACAGCATATTCCTTGAAGGGATAAATAAGATTTTAAACTATCCAGAGTATGCAGACTTTGATAAGGCTAAAGAGCTTATAGAGCTTCTCGAAGATAAAAGAGGTCTACTAGATTTGCTTGAGAGTGAAAATTTGGATAAGGATCTTGTTATCAAGATAGGCAATGAAAATGATATAGATATCTTCAACAACATTGCCCTAGTTTTAAAGAACGTAAACATCTTAGATAATGAAGTTACTTTTGGATTAATAGCTCCAATGAGAATTGACTACAAAAAAGTTCTTTCTATATTTGATGATTTTCATATGGATGATTTATTTTAGGAGGGATTAGATGAAGAAAGATAAAAGTATTAATGAAGATATGGATAATGAAAAGCTTATAAATGAAGAAGCTAGCGAAGAAAAAGAGACTAGTGAAGATCAAGACGGCTTAGCAAATGAGATAAACGACATGCAAACAAAGCTTGTAAGACTACAAGCGGACTTTCAAAACTATAAAAAGAGAGTTGAGAAAGAGAAGGACGACCTTGTATCGATAGGCGTTGTTAGCATCGCAAATCAAATACTACCTGTCATTGATAACTTCGAGAGAGCCTTGGAGCATGACAGCGAGAGTGGTTCTTTTAAGGAAGGTATGGTACTTATCTATGAAGGACTTAAGGATGCTCTTAAAGCAAAGGGCATAGTTGAATTAAAGGCACTAGGCGAGGACTTCAATCCAGATTTTCATCAAGCGGTATCTATGGGCCACAACGATGAGTATAAAGAAAATCAAATCATAGAAGTATTACAAAAAGGTTATGAGTACAATGGCAAGGTTATTCGCCATGCCATGGTTATTGTAAATAAATAAAAAAATTATTAAGGAGGAAATATATTATGGGAAAAATAATTGGTATTGACTTAGGTACAACAAACTCTTGTGTATCAGTAATGGAAGGTGGAGAAGCTATAATCATTCCTAACGTAGAAGGTAACAGAACTACTCCATCAGTTGTTGCATTCACAAAAGACGGAGAAAGATTAGTAGGAGAAACAGCTAAAAGACAAGCTATAACAAATCCAGACAGAACTATATCATCAATCAAAAGAGAGATGGGTAGTAACTACAAGATTGACATAGACGGAAAAGATTATACACCACAAGATATATCAGCAATGATATTACAAAAATTAAAATCAGACGCAGAAAGCTACTTGGGAGAAAAAGTTACAGAAGCAGTTATCACTGTTCCTGCATACTTTACAGACGCTCAAAGACAAGCTACTAAGGATGCTGGCAAGATCGCAGGTCTTGAAGTAAAGAGAATTATTAACGAGCCAACAGCAGCAGCACTTGCTTATGGCATGGACAAAGAACACGGTCAACACAAGATTATGGTATATGACCTTGGCGGTGGTACATTCGACGTTTCAATACTAGAAGTAGGCGACGGTGTATTTGAAGTACTTGCTACAAGAGGTAATAACAAACTTGGTGGAGATGACTTCGACCAAAGAATTATAAATTATATCGCAGACAACTTTAAAAAGGAAAATGGCGTTGACTTAACTCAAGACAAGATGAGCTTACAAAGATTAAAAGAAGCAGCAGAAAAAGCTAAGAAAGAGCTTTCTACTACAATGACAACAAACATTAACTTGCCATTTATCTCTGCTACAGCAGCTGGTCCACTTCACTTGAACATGGACTTAACAAGAGCTAAGTTCAATGAACTTACTCACGACTTAGTCGAAAAAACAACTGAGCCAGTTAGAATGGCTATCAAAGACGCAGGTATTGATGCAAAAGACATCGACAAAGTATTACTAGTTGGTGGTTCAACAAGAATCCCAGCTGTACAAGAAGCAGTTAAACAAATCATCGGCAAAGATCCACAAAAGGACATCAACCCAGATGAATGTGTTGCTATCGGTGCATCTATACAAGGTGGAGTATTAACAGGTGAAGTAAAAGACTTATTGTTACTAGACGTTACACCACTATCACTTGGACTAGAAACATTAGGTGGAGTTACTACAAGACTTATTGAAAGAAACACAACTATACCTACAAGAAAGTCACAAATATTCACAACAGCATCTGACTCACAAACTTCAGTTGATATACACGTGCTTCAAGGTGAAAGAGAGATGGCAGCTGACAATACAACACTTGGACGCTTCCAACTAGAAGGTATAGCACCAGCACCAAGAGGAATTCCTCAAATCGAAGTAACATTCGATATCGACGCTAACGGTATTGTTAATGTATCAGCTAAGGACTTAGGTACAGGCAAGGAACAAAAGATTACTATCACAGCTTCATCTAACTTATCAAAAGAAGACATAGATAAAAAAGTTAAAGAAGCAGAAGAGTTTGCTCAACAAGATAAGAAGAAAAAAGAAAATATCGAAGTAAAGAACAACGCAGATCAAATGATATATCAAACAGAAAAACTTATGAAGGACCTTGAAGGTAAAATCTCTGACGATGAAAAGAAAGACATCGAAGCAAAACTTGCTGACCTTAAGAAAGCAAGTGAAGGCTCAGACTACGATGATATGAAGAAGAAGACAGAAGATCTAACACAAGCCTTCTACAAAGTTTCTGAAAAGCTATATAAACAAAATGCACAGGCAGGTGCAGCTGGCCCACAAGCAGGTGCACAAGGCTCTGAAGAACATAAAGGCGATGACGATGTAGTTGATGGTGACTATGAAGTTGTTGACGAAGATAAATAAGATTTATTAGATTTAGATTAAGAAGAATGGAGATCAGCTTCATTCTTCTTTTTTTTTACATAAAGCGAAGCATATACTTTTATTTTTCACGTATATTTGGTATAATATAATGTATATGATAAGTATTTTACATTTAGAAAGGGTGTAAGTTTTGAAAGATTTATACGAAGTTTTAGAGATAGAGTCAACTGCGACTGAAGCAGAGATAAAAACTCAATATAGAAAGCTTGCAAAGAAGTATCATCCAGACCTTAATCCTGGAGACAAAGAAGCTGAAGCAAGGTTTAAGGAGATATCTGCTGCTTATGAAGTCTTGGGTAATGCTGAGAAGAGAAAACAGTATGATACATATGGCGAGTCGATGTTTCAAAATGCTGGAGCGGGTGCTGGTGGATATGGAGGCTTCTCTGATGATATATTTGGAGACATCTTTGATATATTTGGCGGCGGCTTCGG comes from Fenollaria sporofastidiosus and encodes:
- the grpE gene encoding nucleotide exchange factor GrpE gives rise to the protein MKKDKSINEDMDNEKLINEEASEEKETSEDQDGLANEINDMQTKLVRLQADFQNYKKRVEKEKDDLVSIGVVSIANQILPVIDNFERALEHDSESGSFKEGMVLIYEGLKDALKAKGIVELKALGEDFNPDFHQAVSMGHNDEYKENQIIEVLQKGYEYNGKVIRHAMVIVNK
- the hemW gene encoding radical SAM family heme chaperone HemW, translating into MNKLGIYIHIPFCERRCKYCDFTSSIFNQSRMKEYLEHLLLEIKNNKELLKDYVVDTIFIGGGTPSLLSVDELTRLVNGLAEAIILDETYEFTIETNPNSISEEKLQAYRELGINRISIGVQSFNDRLLRIIGRLHTGEEAREKIKLAKQYFDNLSLDFIFSLPTETLSDVIASIDAAKDLGANHVSLYSLILEEGTKLTSLVDSGVYRVNDQVTDRLIYRKAVSHLKELGYKQYEISNFAKDGYYSRHNYKYWSMDEYLGLGMAAHSLIKDKRFFNLDTFNEYFDDVKKNIYHDEEDLSKKDKISEYIIFKLRTNEGIIINEINKKYDIDFEDIYKEELTKAMNEKLLKKDGGRYFYTELGRDLANQVEILFV
- the lepB gene encoding signal peptidase I; this encodes MENNFNNNDNNINDNIDIEAKAASENEVLEAAEALAKAKADDIKSWIVSIVSTVVITLFLVNFVFALTRVEGISMEPTLHTGDRVFEWKLFKYFKEPKRQDIVVIKGEKTNGDHYIKRLIGLPGDVIDIIDGEVFVNGKALDEPYLDRKTSEQNGNHWVVPEGCYFVMGDNREGGNSYDSRSFGPIEKSYLQGKAVFRFWPLNKLKLFR
- a CDS encoding HD domain-containing protein, producing MDEIIKRAIEYLDNIFSGNSDGHGADHSLRVYRNASMIRAAYKCNELYVDLGALLHDVDDHKLFNNKHNENARKFLSDNNFDVEAIEDIVEIINSVSFTKNKGAKPKTLEACIVQDADRLDAIGAVGIARTFMYSGRHKRGIEDSLKHFDEKLLLLKDMMNTDQAKRLADQRDKFMKEFLSEINDELNNKQ
- the hrcA gene encoding heat-inducible transcriptional repressor HrcA — protein: MMEGDQLDERKLKILKAIISSYNETGEPVGSRLVAKDESIGLSSATIRNEMQDLEEAGYLIKTHLSSGRVPSQKAYRLYVDMVLKQDFENLSSSEKKFFLDDIKDKSKNLDSMIGKMSKVLSSLTDFTSLAYIRKSGATKLKSLELLKVDDKKILAIFVYENFAIDKTLITLNEDINEEELQYFKDILNKNLAGKSIDSVDFDSLKYEKESLLKYRDILESVLEKFSQEDKANNMNSIFLEGINKILNYPEYADFDKAKELIELLEDKRGLLDLLESENLDKDLVIKIGNENDIDIFNNIALVLKNVNILDNEVTFGLIAPMRIDYKKVLSIFDDFHMDDLF
- the dnaK gene encoding molecular chaperone DnaK, which codes for MGKIIGIDLGTTNSCVSVMEGGEAIIIPNVEGNRTTPSVVAFTKDGERLVGETAKRQAITNPDRTISSIKREMGSNYKIDIDGKDYTPQDISAMILQKLKSDAESYLGEKVTEAVITVPAYFTDAQRQATKDAGKIAGLEVKRIINEPTAAALAYGMDKEHGQHKIMVYDLGGGTFDVSILEVGDGVFEVLATRGNNKLGGDDFDQRIINYIADNFKKENGVDLTQDKMSLQRLKEAAEKAKKELSTTMTTNINLPFISATAAGPLHLNMDLTRAKFNELTHDLVEKTTEPVRMAIKDAGIDAKDIDKVLLVGGSTRIPAVQEAVKQIIGKDPQKDINPDECVAIGASIQGGVLTGEVKDLLLLDVTPLSLGLETLGGVTTRLIERNTTIPTRKSQIFTTASDSQTSVDIHVLQGEREMAADNTTLGRFQLEGIAPAPRGIPQIEVTFDIDANGIVNVSAKDLGTGKEQKITITASSNLSKEDIDKKVKEAEEFAQQDKKKKENIEVKNNADQMIYQTEKLMKDLEGKISDDEKKDIEAKLADLKKASEGSDYDDMKKKTEDLTQAFYKVSEKLYKQNAQAGAAGPQAGAQGSEEHKGDDDVVDGDYEVVDEDK
- the lepA gene encoding translation elongation factor 4, producing MDQKYIRNFSIIAHIDHGKSTLADRIIEKTGLLTQREMQSQVLDSMDLERERGITIKLKAIRLIYKAKDGHDYIFNLIDTPGHVDFNYEVSRSLKACEGAILVVDATQGVEAQTLSNVYLAIDQDLEILPVINKMDLPSARPEEVKEEIEDIIGLDTSEAPLISAKSGLNIEDVLEDIVKNVPPPNGDKDKPLKALIFDSVYDAYRGVICYIRVFDGVIKKGTKIKMMQTGSTFEVDEVGVNNTSLLKKDTLEAGEVGYFTAQIKNVKDARVGDTITYLDNPTAEPLSGYKKVVPMVYCGIYPAEGEDFNSVREALEKLQVNDASLVFEAENSAALGFGFRCGFLGLLHMEIITERLEREFNLSIITTAPSVIYEVHKKDGSTIFIQNPSNLPDPSEIDYMEEPVVDAEIMTPKDYVGAIMDICQNRRGEFINMEYLDQTRVTLHYKMPLNEVIYDFFDALKSNTKGYASLDYEISGYQRSDLVKVDILINGDLIDAFSLILHESNAYERSRSIVEGLKDVIPRHQFQIPLQAAIGSKIIARETIKALRKDVLAKCYGGDISRKKKLLEKQKEGKKRMRQIGSVELPQEAFLSVLKYKEKK
- a CDS encoding lipid II:glycine glycyltransferase FemX, which gives rise to MPILNLNDANEVKRYDDFLRKSQYSFLTQDRAWAKIKNNWSEDYVYLEKDGAIYATMSILSVKAVDDKYLLYANRGPVCDIYDKKTVLALVDEVKKLDKFKDAFLLRFDPAVLYDEKLLELYKGAELKLRTRGTDEHSFIQPRRNAIIDISKSEDDILRGFHSKTRYNIRLSYKKNVTTRISQSDEDLEIFFEETKVMAERNGITYRPKDYFKRLIDNYDAKIFLTDFEATPLSSAILIMYKDYAWYMYGASNNLHRNYMPNYQMQWEMIKYAKAHGAMRYDFGGIFKLDDEDGLYRFKRGFLNEEDFTEFIGEFDLVVDEEAYNKYLSK